In the Nicotiana tabacum cultivar K326 chromosome 16, ASM71507v2, whole genome shotgun sequence genome, one interval contains:
- the LOC107822047 gene encoding type IV inositol polyphosphate 5-phosphatase 3 isoform X2, whose protein sequence is MKLGSRQQHQTQLFWPRVVMRKWLNISAKDSDYSADPDSDSGSGSDPEQEIGDWPRQSRLNDAKGSQVDINDALPRIRRRKSETFRAQYINTKEIKVCVGTWNVAGRFPSEDLELDSWLDVNEPADIYVIGFQEVIPLNAGNIFGAEDSRPISVWEDIIRETLNKVPPVNKFKSFSDPPSPSRFKPSEDAPDIEEEIAFESDSGSEEEIFPINEESSDFVEIKDGRVNDVAVLNKTWSLNPINEEFERQFSSPRRLDRLYCFKPDEDEEEEAGESNVQFAKKLTKTISGTERIGLCWPERPLDLLGQHVSERPGSFKSMKSFKASKSFKTYSSFKLNANGPNRTQSDATLLAELDLEALINRKRKPSYVRIVSKQMVGVFLSVWVRRSLRKHIQNLNVDTVGVGVMGFIGNKGSVSVSMSIYQTFFCFICTHLTSGEKEADAVKRNTDVHEIHRRTHFNAFSRIGLPKSIHDHERIIWLGDLNYRINLSYERTRELISKKDWCQLIERDQLSKEFKKGRAFDGWSEGTLNFPPTYKYEVNSEKYCGEDPKAGRRNPAWCDRILSFGKGIRILSYGRSELRFSDHRPVSATYMVEVEVFSPRKLQRALTFTDAEIEKEEMVTDMGRESGMGRFISEQDDSYWMR, encoded by the exons atgaaactcgGCTCAAGGCAACAGCATCAAACTCAG CTTTTTTGGCCGCGAGTGGTGATGCGCAAATGGCTCAATATTAGTGCTAAGGATTCCGATTATAGTGCTGACCCTGACTCTGATTCCGGCTCCGGTTCCGATCCCGAACAAG AAATCGGTGACTGGCCGAGGCAGTCGCGGTTGAACGATGCCAAAGGCAGCCAAGTTGATATCAACG ATGCTCTTCCCAGGATAAGAAGACGAAAGTCAGAAACATTTAGGGCACAGTACATTAACACGAAGGAAATTAA GGTCTGCGTTGGCACATGGAATGTTGCTGGAAGATTTCCTTCAGAAGATCTTGAACTTGATAGCTGGTTGGATGTTAATGAGCCTGCTGACATCTATGTGATTGG ATTTCAGGAAGTTATACCATTAAATGCTGGCAATATCTTTGGTGCTGAAGATAGCCGCCCCATTTCAGTTTGGGAGGACATCATTCGCGAAACTCTGAATAAAGTCCCTCCAGTGAATAAGTTTAAATCCTTTAGTGATCCTCCTTCACCATCAAGGTTTAAGCCATCTGAAGATGCCCCTGATATAGAAGAAGAAATTGCCTTTGAATCTGACAGTGGTAGCGAGgaggaaatttttccaataaatgaaGAGTCCAGTGACTTTGTTGAAATCAAGGATGGACGAGTCAATGATGTAGCTGTTTTGAACAAAACTTGGAGTTTGAACCCAATcaatgaggagtttgaaaggcaATTTTCTTCTCCAAGGAGGCTAGACAGGCTATATTGCTTTAAACcagatgaggatgaagaagaagaagcaggagAATCAAATGTTCAGTTTGcaaaaaaattgacaaaaacaATTAGTGGGACAGAGAGAATTGGTCTTTGCTGGCCAGAGCGACCATTGGATCTTTTGGGCCAGCATGTTTCAGAAAGACCTGGTTCCTTTAAATCTATGAAATCATTCAAAGCTTCTAAATCTTTTAAAACTTACAGTTCTTTTAAGTTGAATGCTAATGGTCCAAATAGAACACAATCAGATGCAACTCTACTCGCGGAACTAGACCTTGAAGCTTTGATAAATCGGAAAAGAAAACCATCTTATGTGAGGATTGTGAGCAAGCAAATGGTTGGAGTTTTTCTTAGCGTATGGGTTCGTAGGAGCCTACGAAAGCATATACAGAATTTGAATGTGGATACAGTTGGTGTTGGTGTAATGGGCTTCATAGGTAACAAG GGATCAGTATCTGTGAGCATGTCTATATATCagactttcttttgctttatctGTACTCACCTAACATCGGGTGAGAAGGaggcagatgcagtcaaaagaaaCACTGATGTCCATGAAATTCATCGACGAACACATTTCAATGCATTCTCTAGGATCGGACTTCCTAAGAGCATCCATGATCATGA GCGAATAATCTGGCTGGGAGATCTGAATTATCGTATTAATTTGTCGTATGAGAGAACAAGGGAGCTGATATCAAAAAAGGACTGGTGTCAGTTAATTGAGAGAGATCAG CTCAGCAAAGAGTTCAAGAAAGGTCGTGCATTTGATGGGTGGTCTGAAGGTACTTTAAACTTTCCGCCAACTTATAAATATGAAGTAAACTCAGAGAAGTATTGCGGAGAGGATCCAAAGGCCGGGAGACGTAATCCAGCATG GTGTGATCGAATTCTATCATTCGGGAAGGGGATAAGGATACTGAGTTACGGGAGATCTGAACTTAGGTTTTCAGATCATCGACCTGTCTCTGCCACATATATGGTAGAGGTTGAGGTATTTAGCCCGAGGAAGTTGCAACGGGCCCTCACTTTTACTGATGCTGAAATTGAAAAGGAGGAAATGGTTACAGAT
- the LOC107822047 gene encoding type IV inositol polyphosphate 5-phosphatase 3 isoform X1: MKLGSRQQHQTQRSWAEILCFGCTCLQLFWPRVVMRKWLNISAKDSDYSADPDSDSGSGSDPEQEIGDWPRQSRLNDAKGSQVDINDALPRIRRRKSETFRAQYINTKEIKVCVGTWNVAGRFPSEDLELDSWLDVNEPADIYVIGFQEVIPLNAGNIFGAEDSRPISVWEDIIRETLNKVPPVNKFKSFSDPPSPSRFKPSEDAPDIEEEIAFESDSGSEEEIFPINEESSDFVEIKDGRVNDVAVLNKTWSLNPINEEFERQFSSPRRLDRLYCFKPDEDEEEEAGESNVQFAKKLTKTISGTERIGLCWPERPLDLLGQHVSERPGSFKSMKSFKASKSFKTYSSFKLNANGPNRTQSDATLLAELDLEALINRKRKPSYVRIVSKQMVGVFLSVWVRRSLRKHIQNLNVDTVGVGVMGFIGNKGSVSVSMSIYQTFFCFICTHLTSGEKEADAVKRNTDVHEIHRRTHFNAFSRIGLPKSIHDHERIIWLGDLNYRINLSYERTRELISKKDWCQLIERDQLSKEFKKGRAFDGWSEGTLNFPPTYKYEVNSEKYCGEDPKAGRRNPAWCDRILSFGKGIRILSYGRSELRFSDHRPVSATYMVEVEVFSPRKLQRALTFTDAEIEKEEMVTDMGRESGMGRFISEQDDSYWMR, translated from the exons atgaaactcgGCTCAAGGCAACAGCATCAAACTCAG AGAAGTTGGGCTGAAATATTGTGTTTCGGTTGCACGTGCCTACAGCTTTTTTGGCCGCGAGTGGTGATGCGCAAATGGCTCAATATTAGTGCTAAGGATTCCGATTATAGTGCTGACCCTGACTCTGATTCCGGCTCCGGTTCCGATCCCGAACAAG AAATCGGTGACTGGCCGAGGCAGTCGCGGTTGAACGATGCCAAAGGCAGCCAAGTTGATATCAACG ATGCTCTTCCCAGGATAAGAAGACGAAAGTCAGAAACATTTAGGGCACAGTACATTAACACGAAGGAAATTAA GGTCTGCGTTGGCACATGGAATGTTGCTGGAAGATTTCCTTCAGAAGATCTTGAACTTGATAGCTGGTTGGATGTTAATGAGCCTGCTGACATCTATGTGATTGG ATTTCAGGAAGTTATACCATTAAATGCTGGCAATATCTTTGGTGCTGAAGATAGCCGCCCCATTTCAGTTTGGGAGGACATCATTCGCGAAACTCTGAATAAAGTCCCTCCAGTGAATAAGTTTAAATCCTTTAGTGATCCTCCTTCACCATCAAGGTTTAAGCCATCTGAAGATGCCCCTGATATAGAAGAAGAAATTGCCTTTGAATCTGACAGTGGTAGCGAGgaggaaatttttccaataaatgaaGAGTCCAGTGACTTTGTTGAAATCAAGGATGGACGAGTCAATGATGTAGCTGTTTTGAACAAAACTTGGAGTTTGAACCCAATcaatgaggagtttgaaaggcaATTTTCTTCTCCAAGGAGGCTAGACAGGCTATATTGCTTTAAACcagatgaggatgaagaagaagaagcaggagAATCAAATGTTCAGTTTGcaaaaaaattgacaaaaacaATTAGTGGGACAGAGAGAATTGGTCTTTGCTGGCCAGAGCGACCATTGGATCTTTTGGGCCAGCATGTTTCAGAAAGACCTGGTTCCTTTAAATCTATGAAATCATTCAAAGCTTCTAAATCTTTTAAAACTTACAGTTCTTTTAAGTTGAATGCTAATGGTCCAAATAGAACACAATCAGATGCAACTCTACTCGCGGAACTAGACCTTGAAGCTTTGATAAATCGGAAAAGAAAACCATCTTATGTGAGGATTGTGAGCAAGCAAATGGTTGGAGTTTTTCTTAGCGTATGGGTTCGTAGGAGCCTACGAAAGCATATACAGAATTTGAATGTGGATACAGTTGGTGTTGGTGTAATGGGCTTCATAGGTAACAAG GGATCAGTATCTGTGAGCATGTCTATATATCagactttcttttgctttatctGTACTCACCTAACATCGGGTGAGAAGGaggcagatgcagtcaaaagaaaCACTGATGTCCATGAAATTCATCGACGAACACATTTCAATGCATTCTCTAGGATCGGACTTCCTAAGAGCATCCATGATCATGA GCGAATAATCTGGCTGGGAGATCTGAATTATCGTATTAATTTGTCGTATGAGAGAACAAGGGAGCTGATATCAAAAAAGGACTGGTGTCAGTTAATTGAGAGAGATCAG CTCAGCAAAGAGTTCAAGAAAGGTCGTGCATTTGATGGGTGGTCTGAAGGTACTTTAAACTTTCCGCCAACTTATAAATATGAAGTAAACTCAGAGAAGTATTGCGGAGAGGATCCAAAGGCCGGGAGACGTAATCCAGCATG GTGTGATCGAATTCTATCATTCGGGAAGGGGATAAGGATACTGAGTTACGGGAGATCTGAACTTAGGTTTTCAGATCATCGACCTGTCTCTGCCACATATATGGTAGAGGTTGAGGTATTTAGCCCGAGGAAGTTGCAACGGGCCCTCACTTTTACTGATGCTGAAATTGAAAAGGAGGAAATGGTTACAGAT